From Catharus ustulatus isolate bCatUst1 chromosome 6, bCatUst1.pri.v2, whole genome shotgun sequence, a single genomic window includes:
- the LOC116998273 gene encoding cytosolic phospholipase A2 epsilon-like → MGLLYSRSQTEPSPCNLLTVKIIQMKNARKADLLSQSDCYVSLRLPTASVQHFRTKTVQNSKNPTWNETFHFTIQSQVKNILELKVCDEDKVTEDDHLLTVFFDVSKIQLGENIQLSFQLNPQGKEELEVEFTMESSPDPPENIVTNGVLVSREVSCLDVQVNDGRLRKDTMERKFALTVDGSYEGTQVHTLSSCLCPTSPTRFHYIKYNQSALTVALPQRRRLSRSISSQNERDMNESVTLPLNSLPIQEKIAIGEDRTIDLYTKANEWTQGLCFRPRNLDARLGFDLCTDEQNFLQNRKKVVAAALKDVLHLEEDLQEHEVPIVAVTTAGCGIRALTAMYGSILGLQKLRVLDCVSYISGSSGTTWTMTKLYEDADWSRKDLGEVIVEARKQAAKCKMGAFCLKSLRNYYRELSQRTQAGHKTSFIDLWGLMIEAMLNDGKSHHRLSDQRQAVNHGQNPLPIYLALNVKDKVATKDFREWVEFTPYEVGFLKYGAFIRAEDFGSEFFMGRLMKKLPESRICFMQGMWSSIFSKNLLDAWHAADNSEDFWHRWTQDKVTEIEEQPDLPEKPYEMATCVFTPTSGLSTTLRDILTDRPAVSKYHNFLRGFQMHNEYIQQEHFTKWKDTLLDSSPNDLRGNSEHLELVDAAFFFETSYPPLMRPERKVDVIIHLNYTGGSQTLPLEQACKYFAEQGIPFPCIGLTDDEKNLKECYMFDGAETPGAPLLLYFPLVNDTFQTYVAPGMSRSDAEMEQGKVDISSFSSPYSTREVSLKVEDFNKLLKLANYNIMNNENMILQALRMAVARKKQALSQPAPQAQPSA, encoded by the exons ATGGGGCTGCTCTACAGCAGGAGCCAG ACAGAACCGTCTCCATGCAACTTGCTCACCGTAAAAATCATACAGATGAAAAATGCCAGGAAAGCAGACTTGT TAAGTCAGTCTGACTGCTATGTGAGCCTGAGACTGCCAACAGCTTCAGTGCAGCATTTCCGCACCAAGACTGTCCAGAACAGCAAGAACCCGACATGGAACGAGACCTTCCACTTCACAATTCAGAGCCAGGTTAAG aacATTCTGGAGCTTAAAGTTTGTGATGAGGACAAAGTAACTGAAGATGACCATCTCCTCACTGTTTTCTTTGATGTCTCCAAAATCCAGCTTGGAGAAAACATTCAGCTAAGTTTCCAGCTGAATCCACAG ggAAAAGAGGAGCTGGAGGTTGAATTCACAATGGAGAGCAG TCCAGATCCTCCTGAAAACATTGTTACTAATGGAGTTCTAgtg TCCCGTGAGGTTTCCTGTTTGGACGTGCAGGTGAACGATGGGAGGCTGAGGAAGGACACTATGG AGAGGAAGTTTGCATTGACTGTGGACGGGTCGTATGAAGGAACCCAGGTGCACACGctgagctcctgcctgtgccccacGTCCCCAACCAGGTTCCACTACATCAAGTACAACCAGTCGGCGCTCACGGTGGCTCTGCCGCAGCGCAGGCGGCTCAGCAGG TCTATATCAAGTCAAAATGAAAGGGATATGAATGAATCTGTGACTCTACCTCTGAACTCGCTTCCTATACAAGAGAAAATAGCAATTGGTGAG GACAGGACAATTGACTTGTACACAAAGGCAAATGAATG GACTCAGGGTCTGTGTTTCAGACCAAGGAACCTTGATGCCCGCCTGGGGTTTGACCTCTGCACAGATGAACAGAATTTCCTGCAAAACCGAAAGAAGGTAGTTGCTGCTGCGCTGAAGGATGTGCTTCATCTGGAGGAAGATCTGCAAGAGCATGAG GTGCCTATAGTGGCTGTGACCACAGCAGGGTGTGGCATAAGAGCACTCACTGCCATGTATGGCAGCATTTTGGGTCTCCAAAAGTTACGTGTTCTGGACTGTGTTTCATACATCAGTGGTTCGTCTGGCACAACATG GACAATGACAAAGCTGTATGAAGATGCTGACTGGTCACGTAAGGATCTTGGGGAAGTAATTGTTGAAGCACGGAAGCAAGCAGCCAAGTGCAAGATGGGGGCTTTTTGCTTGAAAAGTCTGAGGAACTATTACAGAGAGCTGAGCCAAAGGACCCAAGCAGGACATAAAACATCTTTTATTGATCTATGGGGGCTCATGATCGAAGCCATGTTAAATGATGGG AAAAGCCACCACAGACTTTCTGATCAACGTCAGGCAGTGAACCACGGTCAGAACCCACTGCCCATCTACCTTGCCCTTAATGTCAAGGATAAAGTTGCCACCAAAGATTTCAGAG AGTGGGTGGAGTTCACGCCGTACGAGGTGGGCTTCCTGAAATACGGCGCCTTCATTCGTGCGGAGGATTTTGGCAGCGAGTTCTTCATGGGTCGCTTGATGAAGAAACTCCCTGAGTCACGAATCTGCTTCATGCAAG GAATGTGGAGTAGcattttctccaaaaatctCTTGGATGCCTGGCATGCAGCTGACAATTCAGAAGACTTCTGGCACAGATGGACCCAAGATAAAGTGACTGAAATAG AGGAACAACCAGACCTGCCTGAGAAGCCGTATGAGATGGCCACGTGTGTTTTCACTCCTACGAGCGGCCTCTCCACGACGCTCCGGGACATCCTGACGGATCGCCCTGCCGTCTCCAAGTACCACAACTTCCTAAGGGGCTTCCAGATGCACAACGAGTACATCCAGCAAGAGCATTTCACAAAATGGAAAG ACACTTTGCTAGACTCCTCTCCCAATGACCTGAGAGGCAACTCGGAACACCTGGAGCTGGTGGATGcagcttttttctttgaaaCCAGTTACCCACCCCTTATGAGACCAGAGAGGAAAGTGGATGTCATCATACACTTAAATTACACAGGTGGATCGCAGACATTG cccctggagcaggctTGCAAATACTTTGCAGAGCAGGGAATTCCATTTCCCTGCATTGGACTGACTGATGATGAGAAGAACCTGAAAGAGTGCTACATGTTCGATGGTGCAGAAACCCCAggagctcctctgctgctctaTTTTCCATTAGTGAATGACACTTTTCAAACATATGTAGCACCTG GCATGTCACGCAGTGATGCTGAAATGGAACAGGGCAAGGTTGATATCTCCAGTTTCTCCTCTCCATACTCAACCAGGGAGGTCTCACTGAAAGTAGAAGATTTCAACAAGCTTCTGAAGCTGGCTAATTACAACATAATGAACAACGAGAACATGATTCTTCAGGCCTTGCGCATGGCTGTGGCACGGAAGAAACAAGCCCTGAGCCAGCCAGcaccacaggcacagccctcTGCTTGA